The Bacteroidales bacterium WCE2008 genome includes a region encoding these proteins:
- a CDS encoding Uracil-DNA glycosylase: protein MDVKIEQTWKDALRDEFEKPYFASLVRFLHNEKEAGKVIYPPGGLIFRAFELTPLPEVKVVILGQDPYHGPRQAMGLSFSVPSDVPAPPSLKNIFKEIQTDLGITMSGSPNLEGWARQGVLLLNAMLTVQAGVAGSHKAIGWQEFTDAVIKCISDRCNGVVFLLWGNFARGKKELIDTSRHYVLEAAHPSPLAGGAFFGCRHFSKTNELLIKEGKTPIDWKL, encoded by the coding sequence ATGGACGTTAAGATAGAACAGACTTGGAAAGACGCACTGCGCGACGAGTTCGAAAAACCGTACTTCGCCTCGCTGGTGCGTTTTCTGCATAATGAAAAAGAGGCCGGAAAGGTCATCTATCCTCCCGGGGGCCTGATATTCAGGGCATTCGAACTCACTCCGCTGCCGGAGGTGAAAGTCGTTATCCTAGGCCAGGATCCGTATCATGGGCCCCGCCAGGCCATGGGACTTTCGTTCTCCGTGCCGTCGGACGTGCCGGCTCCTCCGTCCCTGAAGAATATATTCAAGGAGATCCAGACGGATCTGGGCATAACTATGAGCGGAAGCCCGAATCTTGAAGGCTGGGCCCGTCAGGGCGTGCTTCTGCTGAACGCCATGCTGACAGTTCAGGCCGGAGTCGCCGGCTCGCACAAGGCTATCGGCTGGCAGGAGTTTACGGATGCCGTGATCAAGTGCATCTCAGACCGCTGCAACGGGGTCGTGTTCCTGCTCTGGGGTAATTTCGCCCGCGGAAAGAAGGAACTCATAGATACGTCCCGCCATTATGTACTCGAAGCCGCCCATCCTTCTCCGCTTGCCGGGGGAGCCTTCTTCGGGTGCAGACATTTTTCTAAGACTAACGAACTTCTCATAAAAGAGGGCAAAACCCCTATCGACTGGAAATTATGA
- a CDS encoding ATP-dependent Lon protease: MFPASSHEVNIIPVMSGEPALNFDASELPGSLPILALRNAVIFPGVVFPITIGREKSMLLVDKAQGNGMFIGAVPQKNVAEENPLSLADFSEFGTVVKVLKTFEMPDGTVTALLQGYKRLRMLELTDTDPYHMARVSYLDDILPQNDSKVPVIADILKENASSIIRSSSFVPKEALEALKNIDDFNFLVNFIATTIDMDDFMEKVDLLKYDDVKERAMALLGVLSRQLEIQRLKQEISSKVKTELDQQQREYFLNNQLRTIQEELGMDEMDDIARFREAAEKKEWPASVGETFEKELAKLERFNPSTPEYSIQYNFLQFMIDLPWYHTSDDNLDLKHAQKVLDEDHFGLENVKDRIIEYLAVLKLKGNMKSPILCLYGPPGVGKTSLGKSIARALGRKYVRISLGGMHDEAEIRGHRKTYIGALPGRILNGINKAGTSNPVMVLDEIDKLGSDFKGDPSSALLEVLDPEQNTAFHDNYLDIDYDLSNVMFITTANTINGIQPALLDRMELINVTGYLAEEKVQIAKKFLVPKQLEEHGIPKKELKIDKAALEEIIDKYTHESGVRGLEKQIARIARVSAKKMALGEDYPKTIKKEHLKEYLGLQTAFHDSQKGNEAPGVVTGLAWTSMGGEILFIETSVSDGKGVLTMTGNLGDVMKESATIGYQYIKAHPQLAGLASEEFAKKDVHVHVPEGAVPKDGPSAGITMVSSMVSALRGKKVRSGIAMTGEMTLRGRVLPVGGIKEKILAAKRAGVSTIIISEENRKDIEDIKEIYVKGLTFVYVKTIDDVIGYIFE; encoded by the coding sequence ATGTTTCCTGCCTCGTCCCACGAGGTCAATATAATACCGGTAATGTCTGGAGAGCCCGCTCTCAACTTCGACGCCTCGGAACTCCCGGGATCCCTTCCGATCCTGGCACTCCGCAACGCCGTGATCTTTCCGGGTGTCGTCTTCCCTATAACTATCGGCCGCGAGAAGTCTATGCTTCTCGTCGACAAGGCCCAGGGAAACGGCATGTTCATAGGCGCAGTCCCTCAGAAGAATGTCGCCGAGGAGAACCCGCTGTCTCTCGCCGACTTCTCGGAATTCGGTACTGTCGTAAAGGTCCTGAAGACTTTCGAGATGCCTGACGGCACTGTCACGGCGCTTCTTCAGGGCTACAAGCGTCTCCGCATGCTGGAACTGACGGACACCGATCCTTACCACATGGCAAGAGTCAGCTATCTCGACGATATCCTGCCGCAGAACGACTCGAAAGTTCCGGTCATAGCCGATATCCTCAAGGAGAATGCGTCAAGCATCATCCGTTCGTCTTCGTTCGTTCCTAAGGAGGCCCTCGAGGCCCTCAAGAACATCGACGACTTCAATTTCCTCGTCAATTTCATCGCTACGACGATCGACATGGACGATTTCATGGAAAAAGTCGACCTGCTGAAATATGACGACGTCAAGGAAAGGGCCATGGCTCTTCTCGGCGTGCTCAGCCGTCAGCTCGAGATCCAGAGACTCAAGCAGGAGATCAGCTCCAAGGTCAAGACCGAGCTCGACCAGCAGCAGCGCGAGTATTTCCTTAACAATCAGCTCCGTACGATCCAGGAGGAGCTCGGCATGGATGAGATGGACGACATCGCCCGCTTCCGCGAGGCTGCCGAGAAGAAAGAGTGGCCTGCATCCGTAGGGGAGACCTTCGAAAAGGAACTCGCAAAGCTCGAGAGATTCAATCCTTCGACTCCGGAATACAGTATCCAGTACAACTTCCTGCAGTTCATGATCGACCTGCCGTGGTATCATACTTCAGACGACAATCTCGACCTGAAACATGCCCAGAAGGTGCTAGACGAGGATCATTTCGGACTCGAGAACGTCAAGGACAGGATCATCGAGTATCTCGCCGTCCTCAAGCTGAAGGGTAACATGAAATCCCCGATCCTCTGCCTCTACGGCCCTCCGGGAGTCGGCAAGACAAGCCTCGGAAAGTCGATCGCCAGGGCCCTCGGACGCAAGTATGTCCGTATCTCCCTTGGCGGCATGCATGACGAGGCCGAGATCCGTGGCCACAGGAAAACATACATAGGCGCCCTTCCGGGACGTATCCTTAACGGCATCAACAAGGCCGGCACTTCCAACCCGGTAATGGTTCTCGACGAGATCGACAAACTCGGAAGCGACTTCAAAGGCGATCCGTCTTCCGCCCTTCTCGAGGTCCTCGACCCGGAGCAGAACACGGCTTTCCACGACAACTATCTCGATATCGATTACGACCTTTCGAACGTAATGTTCATAACAACGGCCAATACTATAAACGGCATCCAGCCGGCTCTGCTCGACAGGATGGAGCTTATCAATGTGACCGGTTACCTGGCAGAGGAGAAGGTCCAGATCGCCAAGAAGTTCCTCGTGCCTAAGCAGCTCGAGGAGCATGGAATCCCTAAGAAGGAACTGAAGATCGACAAGGCTGCCCTTGAAGAGATCATCGACAAATATACCCATGAGTCAGGCGTCCGCGGCCTGGAGAAGCAGATCGCCCGTATCGCCAGAGTCTCTGCCAAGAAGATGGCCCTCGGCGAGGACTATCCGAAGACCATAAAGAAAGAGCATCTCAAAGAGTATCTCGGCCTGCAGACGGCCTTCCACGACAGCCAGAAGGGCAACGAGGCTCCCGGCGTCGTGACCGGTCTCGCATGGACCTCCATGGGCGGCGAGATACTGTTCATAGAGACTTCCGTCAGCGATGGCAAGGGAGTCCTGACAATGACGGGAAATCTCGGCGATGTCATGAAAGAGTCCGCCACTATCGGCTATCAGTATATCAAGGCTCATCCGCAGCTCGCCGGCCTTGCTTCGGAAGAATTCGCGAAGAAGGATGTCCATGTCCATGTCCCTGAAGGAGCCGTTCCTAAGGACGGTCCTTCGGCCGGAATCACCATGGTCAGCTCGATGGTGTCAGCCCTCCGCGGAAAGAAAGTCCGCAGCGGAATCGCCATGACCGGAGAAATGACCCTGAGGGGACGTGTCCTGCCTGTAGGCGGCATCAAGGAGAAGATTCTTGCGGCAAAGAGAGCGGGAGTCTCTACCATAATCATTTCTGAAGAAAACAGGAAAGATATTGAAGATATCAAGGAAATTTACGTAAAAGGTCTTACCTTTGTGTATGTCAAGACAATTGACGACGTAATCGGATATATCTTCGAATAA